The segment CGGAGGGGAAGACGCGCAGCCGGCTCATGGGAACATCTCCTTCCGCGTCGCCCTGATCTCGCTCAGCACCGCTCGCAACCGCCCTTCGTCCCCGGCCCGGACGAGCTCCATCAGAAAGTCCAGCTGGTCGCGGTAGGCAGCCAAGGCACCGATGATCGCATCGCGGTTGGTGAGGAGGATGTCGGTCATCATGGTCACGTCGCTCGCCGCGACGCGCGAGGTGTCGCGGAACCCGGTGGCCACGATCTCCCACGCCGCCGGATCGGCGGAGGTAGTGGCGTCGGCGGTGCGCACGAGCGCGCACGCCAGCAGGTACGGGAGGTGGCTCAGTACCCCGACCAAGCGGTCGTGGCGGGCGGGCTCGAGGACGAGCGGTTGGGCACCGATCGCCGCAACTAACTCCTTTCCCAGCGCGAGCGCATCCGGCGCGGTGCGGGGAAGCGGGGTGAGGATGAACGTCTTCCCTTGGTACAGCCTTGGATCGGCAGCGGTGATCCCGGAGAGCTCCTTGCCGCACATCGGGTGCCCGCCCAGCGGTTGGACGTGCGGCGGGAGCTCGGCCATCGCGCTCACGATATCGGTCTTGGTGCTCCCCAGGTCGAGGAGGAGGGCACCGGCGGGAAGGAGCGGGCCGATGCTGCGCGCAAGCTCGATGATCGTCCGCACCGGCGTCGCGAGGATCGCGATGTCGGCGTCGCCCACCCCGTCCGCGAGCTCGGTCGTCCCCTCATCGATCAGCCGGTGGGCGCGGGCCTCCGTGAGGGTCTCGTCCCGCCGTGCCACCCCGACCACGGCGCGGCACTTCCCGCGCAGCGCCCCGGCGAGGGATCCCCCCATCAACCCGAGCCCGACGATCGCCACCTGGGAATTCGCAAGTGCCTTCATAGCGTCCTTCCCACCGCTTCGGCCACCGGGCGCAGCTCCTGCATCAGCGCGGCGAACCGGGCCGGCTTGAGGGACTGCGCTCCGTCCGACAGCGCCTCCTCTGGATGGGGATGGACCTCGATGATCAGGCCGTCCGCCCCGGCGGCGATCGCCGCCTTGGAGACCGGACCGACCAGCTCCCATTTGCCGGTCCCGTGGCTCGGATCGACCACGACCGGCAGGTGGGTGAGCTGCTTGAGGAGCGGGACGGCGTTGATGTCGACGGTGTTGCGGGTGTACGGCTCGAACGTGCGGATCCCTCGCTCGCACAGGACGATCCGCTCGTTCCCGTGGGAGAGGATGTACTCGGCCGCCATCAGCAGCTCCTCGATCGTGGACATCATCCCCCGCTTCAGCAGGACCGGGCGCTGCGCCTCGCCCACCGCGTGCAAAAGCGCGTAGTTCTGCATGTTGCGTGCCCCGATCTGGAGGATGTCGGCGTAGGTGCTGACGAGCGGGACCATCTCCGGGGCCATCACCTCGGTGACGACCGGCAGCCCCGTCTCCTCGCGCGCCGCCGCCAGCAGGCGCAGCCCCTCCACCCCCAGTCCCTGGAAGCTGTACGGGGAGGTGCGCGGCTTGAACGCGCCGCCGCGCAGGACCTTGGCCCCCGCCCCTTTGACCGCCCGCGCCGCTTCCAGGATCTGATCGCGATTTTCCACCGCGCACGGACCGGCCATCACCACTATCTCGTCTCCGCCGATCCTCACTCCGTTTACCTTCACGACCGTGTCTTGGGGATGGAACTCCCGGCTCGCCAGCTTGAACGGCCGCAGGACCGGGACGACTCGCTCCACTCCGCTCATCCGCTCGAACTGGATAGGATCGAGCGGCCTGCCGTTCCCGATTACCCCGATAATCATCCGTTCTTCCCCTTCCGAGATGTGCACCCGGCACCCCCGCTGCTCGACCCGGGCGATCACGTTCTTAATCTGGGCTTCTGTTGCTCCATGTTGCATGATGACGATCATCCTTCCACCTCCTGCTGGGGATCATCCCCGATCGGGGTCGTCGCCGCCGGATAGGACCCGAGGAGCTTGAGGAACAGGGAGCGACGCAGCAACCCCATCATCGCCGCCTCGCACTCCTGGTCCTTGACATGGCCCTCGAAATCGAGGTAGAAGATGTACTGCCACGGCCGGTTGAGGCGCGGGCGCGACTCGATCTTGGTCAGGTTGATCCCCCGGCGCGCGAACTCGCCGATGCACTCGTACAGCGCGCCGGGCTGATGCGGGGTCGTGAAGACGATCGAGGTCTTGTTCCGTTGCGCCCGCGGTGGATCCTCGGTCCCAAGGAGGAAGAACCGAGTGTAGTTGAACGGGTAGTCCTCGATGTCCCGATCGATGATCTCCAACCCCGCGATCTCCGCGGCGAGGGCGCTGGCGATCACCGCCACCCCTGGCTCCGGGGCCTCCGCAAGGGAGACGGCGCTCGCCGCTGTGTCTTCGGTCGCCTCCGGGATGAACCCGTGCCGCT is part of the Candidatus Bipolaricaulota bacterium genome and harbors:
- a CDS encoding prephenate dehydrogenase/arogenate dehydrogenase family protein; protein product: MKALANSQVAIVGLGLMGGSLAGALRGKCRAVVGVARRDETLTEARAHRLIDEGTTELADGVGDADIAILATPVRTIIELARSIGPLLPAGALLLDLGSTKTDIVSAMAELPPHVQPLGGHPMCGKELSGITAADPRLYQGKTFILTPLPRTAPDALALGKELVAAIGAQPLVLEPARHDRLVGVLSHLPYLLACALVRTADATTSADPAAWEIVATGFRDTSRVAASDVTMMTDILLTNRDAIIGALAAYRDQLDFLMELVRAGDEGRLRAVLSEIRATRKEMFP
- the pheA gene encoding prephenate dehydratase — protein: MKKVAFQGAPGAYSAEAIEKFFGADADPVPCDTFADLFIAVEQGDADYAMLPVENAVAGSVAQSYELLMEHDLRIYAEVILRVRHMLLAPTGTKLAEVRRVRSHPQALSQCQRYIKRHGFIPEATEDTAASAVSLAEAPEPGVAVIASALAAEIAGLEIIDRDIEDYPFNYTRFFLLGTEDPPRAQRNKTSIVFTTPHQPGALYECIGEFARRGINLTKIESRPRLNRPWQYIFYLDFEGHVKDQECEAAMMGLLRRSLFLKLLGSYPAATTPIGDDPQQEVEG
- the aroF gene encoding 3-deoxy-7-phosphoheptulonate synthase, producing MIVIMQHGATEAQIKNVIARVEQRGCRVHISEGEERMIIGVIGNGRPLDPIQFERMSGVERVVPVLRPFKLASREFHPQDTVVKVNGVRIGGDEIVVMAGPCAVENRDQILEAARAVKGAGAKVLRGGAFKPRTSPYSFQGLGVEGLRLLAAAREETGLPVVTEVMAPEMVPLVSTYADILQIGARNMQNYALLHAVGEAQRPVLLKRGMMSTIEELLMAAEYILSHGNERIVLCERGIRTFEPYTRNTVDINAVPLLKQLTHLPVVVDPSHGTGKWELVGPVSKAAIAAGADGLIIEVHPHPEEALSDGAQSLKPARFAALMQELRPVAEAVGRTL